The following coding sequences are from one Coffea eugenioides isolate CCC68of unplaced genomic scaffold, Ceug_1.0 ScVebR1_411;HRSCAF=1083, whole genome shotgun sequence window:
- the LOC113758233 gene encoding 4-coumarate--CoA ligase-like 6 yields MATFLKSTHISTDQETIFNTKFKSSIPKLSYPSWYSPETGIYHSKHPSVTLPSDPFLDVVSFIFSHEHSGQTALIDSSSGFSLSYSKIFPLVKSVASGLHQMGVSQGDVVLISLPNSIHFPIVFLGILSLGAIVTAINPLSSLSEVKKLVLDCKPSFGLCLPEKVDELSAFGFPVIGVPNTESLMPNSKVCRNSDFYKLISSDPKLAPRPKINQQDTAAILYSSGTTGTCKGTILTHGNFIAMVVLFVRFEASTYCDLPSENVYLATSPMFHIYGLSLFVMGLLSLGTTIVVMRKFDADQLVRVIDKYGVTHFPTVPPVLMKLTSRAKDASDGSLKSLRQVSCGAAPVIAKCIEDFVQTLPHVDFIQGYGMTESTAVGTRGYNTENFYKYSSVGLLAPNAQARVVNWTTGCSLPPGSTGELWLRCPGTMKGYLNNDEATKSTIEKDGWLHTGDIVYFDEDGYLYVVDRLKEVIKYKGFQIAPADLESVLMSHPEIVDAAVTGARDEEAGEIPVAFVVRKEGSTLSEAAVIEFVAKQVTPYKKIRKVNFIASVPRSAAGKILRRTLRPLLLSRV; encoded by the exons ATGGCTACATTCTTGAAATCTACCCATATCTCAACTGATCAAGAAACCATCTTCAACACAAAATTCAAATCTTCAATCCCAAAACTCTCGTACCCTTCATGGTATTCACCAGAAACTGGAATTTACCATAGCAAACACCCTTCCGTCACCCTTCCTTCAGACCCTTTTCTTGATGTTGTTTCCTTCATCTTTTCACATGAACACAGTGGTCAAACAGCCCTGATTGATTCTTCATCAGGGTTTTCTCTATCGTACTCGAAAATCTTCCCTTTGGTGAAATCCGTCGCCAGTGGATTACACCAAATGGGAGTATCTCAAGGGGATGTTGTTCTGATTTCGCTTCCGAATTCGATTCACTTCCCCATTGTTTTTCTTGGGATTTTGTCCCTTGGAGCAATTGTCACTGCTATCAATCCTTTGAGTAGTCTGTCAGAGGTTAAAAAACTAGTTCTAGATTGTAAACCATCTTTTGGCCTTTGCCTGCCTGAGAAAGTTGATGAATTGAGTGCATTTGGATTTCCTGTAATTGGGGTGCCAAATACTGAATCTTTGATGCCAAATTCAAAGGTCTGTCGAAATTCTGATTTTTATAAGCTGATTTCCAGTGATCCAAAATTGGCTCCAAGGCCTAAAATTAATCAGCAAGATACTGCAGCAATATTGTATTCATCAGGGACCACTGGTACTTGTAAAGGAACTATCTTAACTCATGGTAATTTTATAGCCATGGTTGTTCTTTTTGTTAGATTTGAGGCCTCCACTTACTGCGATTTGCCTTCGGAGAATGTATATTTGGCTACTTCGCCAATGTTCCACATTTATGGACTTTCACTTTTTGTTATGGGATTGTTATCACTGGGGACTACTATTGTTGTTATGAGAAAATTTGATGCTGATCAATTGGTTAGAGTGATTGATAAATATGGTGTTACTCATTTTCCAACGGTTCCTCCTGTATTGATGAAATTGACAAGTAGAGCAAAGGATGCATCTGACGGTAGTTTGAAGAGCTTAAGACAGGTTTCATGTGGAGCTGCTCCTGTGATTGCAAAATGCATTGAGGACTTTGTTCAGACGCTTCCTCATGTAGATTTTATTCAG GGCTATGGCATGACTGAGTCCACTGCAGTGGGAACCCGCGGGTACAACACAGAAAACTTTTACAAGTACAGTTCTGTAGGACTTCTGGCTCCAAATGCACAAGCTCGGGTGGTGAATTGGACTACTGGTTGCTCCTTACCTCCTGGCAGCACTGGCGAGCTCTGGCTACGTTGCCCTGGCACGATGAAAG GGTACTTGAACAATGATGAAGCGACTAAGTCTACAATTGAGAAAGATGGATGGCTGCATACAGGAGacattgtttattttgatgaagATGGATACTTGTATGTTGTAGATAGATTGAAAGAAGTTATCAAATATAAAGGCTTCCAG ATTGCGCCAGCTGACCTTGAGTCTGTGTTGATGTCTCATCCAGAAATTGTTGATGCTGCTGTCACAGG GGCAAGGGATGAAGAAGCTGGAGAGATTCCAGTGGCATTTGTAGTCAGGAAGGAAGGAAGTACACTTTCTGAAGCAGCTGTGATAGAATTCGTTGCAAAGCAG GTTACACCATACAAGAAGATCAGAAAGGTGAATTTCATAGCTTCAGTACCAAGATCTGCAGCTGGAAAGATTCTTAGGAGGACCTTAAGACCCTTGTTACTTTCCAGAGTTTAG